A part of Limihaloglobus sulfuriphilus genomic DNA contains:
- a CDS encoding MauE/DoxX family redox-associated membrane protein: MNSGKFASKLTLWITSAVLLTAAGFKMHQVLTRPSLGDSLYQMREFTAVQAILITGLAIWLLSGLFEKAGWLAAVITFLIFCGYTINQWISGSDTCGCFGVATVDPRISLFLIDVPILAGLLIFRPKSGKFLGPPWPKPAYFISICVLTFLVLGSMAVSAVMIVPPKETQDYAVIDHDGWVGERLPMLGQIDIAPQLEQGVSILFLYHHDCPTCRQTAPVYSEIYEMLGADEQEIKIAFIEMPPYGDGTETPIPLDTKCLLGILDESKKWYAASPVLIVIEDGIIKKSWEAQIPTDLNDLLEAVYSE; the protein is encoded by the coding sequence GTGAACAGCGGCAAATTCGCATCGAAATTAACGCTGTGGATAACAAGTGCGGTTCTTCTTACGGCTGCCGGATTTAAAATGCATCAGGTGCTGACGAGACCCTCGCTTGGAGATTCACTCTACCAGATGCGGGAATTTACCGCTGTGCAGGCGATACTTATTACAGGTCTGGCAATATGGCTTTTAAGCGGGCTCTTTGAAAAAGCAGGCTGGCTTGCTGCTGTTATTACGTTCTTGATCTTTTGCGGATACACAATAAACCAATGGATATCAGGCTCAGACACCTGCGGATGTTTCGGTGTCGCAACGGTTGATCCGCGAATTTCGCTTTTTCTGATTGATGTGCCGATTTTGGCGGGATTACTGATATTTCGCCCTAAAAGCGGCAAATTTTTAGGCCCGCCGTGGCCAAAGCCGGCATACTTTATCAGTATATGTGTTTTGACTTTTCTGGTTCTCGGCTCGATGGCAGTGTCTGCGGTCATGATTGTGCCGCCAAAAGAGACACAGGATTACGCTGTTATAGACCACGACGGCTGGGTGGGAGAGAGACTGCCCATGCTTGGTCAGATAGATATAGCTCCGCAGTTAGAGCAGGGAGTTTCTATTCTGTTTCTTTATCACCATGACTGCCCTACATGCCGCCAGACTGCACCCGTTTACAGCGAAATTTACGAAATGCTTGGAGCAGATGAGCAGGAAATCAAAATAGCATTCATCGAAATGCCCCCATACGGAGACGGAACCGAGACTCCAATTCCATTAGACACAAAGTGCCTCCTGGGAATATTGGATGAATCGAAAAAGTGGTACGCCGCAAGTCCGGTGCTTATTGTAATCGAGGACGGAATAATAAAGAAATCCTGGGAAGCTCAAATCCCGACTGATTTAAACGATTTGCTCGAAGCTGTTTATAGCGAATAG
- a CDS encoding SIS domain-containing protein, giving the protein MNKSDKYRNYALVNEMLETSGIIRDFRVSGMEKPVEQAKKLKKVLFTGEGSSRIFPSKNAMALALRRGGSIHMVTEGSYQAKEYKLDDFVVFASSNSGQTKETISLIDQLANAGHQNLYAVTANYETPLEKLSNMSFVLNCGKEDAVAATKSVVEQALVYVKFVSECADRKIDDELSPLADAVAQALETDVPKEMVDAMISAPTVYFAGRNDGVAEELTLKTNEIVRKKSDFLEGTYLLHGIEEVMHKDDVIILIDPFKQELEQIRKTLGEGVGVKIFAISSQKTIFDGIQIPYTGPLASFVHLCAGWNLLVEAGLSLGIDLDHPVRARKVGNEYKSE; this is encoded by the coding sequence ATGAATAAGTCAGATAAATACAGAAATTATGCACTTGTAAACGAAATGCTCGAGACGTCGGGTATAATCAGAGACTTCCGTGTTTCAGGCATGGAGAAGCCGGTCGAACAGGCAAAAAAACTGAAGAAGGTTTTATTTACCGGTGAAGGTTCAAGCAGGATATTCCCTTCTAAAAATGCCATGGCCCTGGCACTCAGACGCGGCGGCAGCATTCATATGGTTACTGAAGGCTCTTATCAGGCAAAAGAGTACAAACTGGACGATTTTGTGGTGTTTGCTTCTTCGAACAGCGGGCAAACCAAAGAGACGATCTCTCTGATTGATCAGCTTGCAAATGCGGGGCATCAAAATCTTTATGCTGTAACCGCAAACTATGAGACACCATTAGAGAAGTTGTCCAATATGAGTTTTGTTCTGAACTGCGGCAAAGAAGATGCTGTGGCAGCTACCAAAAGTGTAGTTGAGCAGGCTCTTGTCTATGTTAAATTCGTATCAGAATGTGCGGACAGAAAAATAGATGATGAACTTAGCCCGCTTGCTGACGCGGTTGCCCAGGCACTCGAGACCGATGTTCCAAAAGAGATGGTCGATGCCATGATATCCGCTCCGACGGTTTACTTTGCGGGCAGAAATGACGGCGTAGCAGAAGAGCTGACTCTAAAAACAAATGAAATTGTCCGCAAGAAAAGCGATTTTCTCGAAGGTACTTACCTTCTTCACGGTATAGAAGAGGTAATGCACAAAGACGATGTGATCATACTGATAGACCCATTCAAACAGGAGCTCGAACAGATAAGAAAGACACTGGGCGAAGGTGTCGGGGTGAAGATTTTTGCTATCAGCTCGCAAAAGACAATTTTCGACGGAATTCAGATTCCATATACCGGCCCCTTGGCTTCTTTTGTACATCTGTGTGCGGGCTGGAATCTGCTTGTAGAAGCTGGCTTGAGCCTTGGAATTGATCTTGACCACCCAGTCAGGGCAAGGAAAGTGGGCAATGAATACAAGAGCGAATAA
- a CDS encoding SDR family oxidoreductase — translation MKVLITGGAGFIGSHIAQQLQGRAQVRILDNLRSGFKHNIEPFDVEFIEGSITDKKIVREAVDGVDYIFQLAAMISVPESMANPAECVEINVNGILNVLQAAADAGVKKLVHSSSAAIYGDNPVVPKLESMYPEPKSPYGITKLDGEYYCRMFAEEGLLNTACLRYFNVFGPRQDPNSQYAAAVPIFIYRALRNEPIMIFGDGEQTRDFVFVEDVARANIFMATNPEFKEVYNVAYGKTTTIKSLAQSIIRFTGSSSEIVFKEERPGDVKHSTACIDKLLGCGFSPSGSFEAGLQKTIEFFK, via the coding sequence ATGAAAGTATTGATAACCGGTGGAGCAGGTTTTATCGGAAGCCACATAGCCCAGCAGCTCCAGGGACGGGCTCAGGTCCGAATTCTCGATAATCTGCGAAGTGGATTCAAACACAATATAGAACCCTTTGACGTAGAATTTATAGAAGGTTCGATTACAGATAAGAAAATCGTTCGTGAAGCGGTTGACGGTGTGGACTATATTTTTCAACTTGCGGCAATGATAAGTGTTCCTGAATCAATGGCCAATCCCGCCGAGTGTGTAGAGATAAATGTTAACGGCATTCTAAACGTATTGCAGGCGGCGGCTGATGCCGGCGTAAAAAAACTGGTTCACAGCAGTTCCGCGGCTATATACGGCGATAACCCTGTTGTACCAAAACTCGAATCAATGTATCCCGAGCCGAAGAGTCCCTATGGGATAACAAAACTTGATGGTGAGTATTACTGCCGGATGTTTGCAGAAGAAGGGCTGCTCAATACTGCATGTTTAAGGTATTTCAACGTGTTCGGTCCCCGTCAGGACCCCAACAGCCAGTATGCGGCGGCTGTGCCCATCTTCATATATCGTGCACTTCGCAACGAGCCAATAATGATTTTTGGTGACGGCGAGCAGACACGGGATTTTGTGTTTGTTGAGGATGTTGCCCGGGCAAATATTTTTATGGCGACAAATCCTGAATTCAAAGAGGTTTACAACGTAGCTTACGGCAAAACCACCACCATAAAATCTCTCGCCCAGAGCATAATACGCTTTACGGGTTCAAGTTCTGAAATTGTATTCAAGGAAGAAAGGCCCGGAGATGTAAAACACAGCACTGCCTGTATCGATAAACTCCTCGGGTGCGGATTCTCTCCTTCGGGCAGCTTTGAGGCGGGTTTGCAGAAAACTATTGAGTTCTTCAAATAA
- a CDS encoding phosphotransferase enzyme family protein — MQLEQIVKQFQIYGDFVEGHPYGSGHINDTYKVSVNLSGTKVNYLLQRINNAIFPNVEKLMENITRVTEHCAEKFCQMGYSDISRRCLTVVKTHSGGSFYFDHEGGYWRVYLFVEDATGFDVPETNEQIYQAGAAFARFQSMLVDIPGEPLYEIIPGFHDGKKRLAAFENALEADRFNRAANASAEIKYQLDNAWMFDVLPDLVKKGAVPIRVTHNDTKINNVLIDDKTAEGVCVIDLDTVMPGLSLYDFGDLVRTSTSPTQEDEKNIDIVGLRLDRFESLLNGFMSVGRDYLNKTEIEYLVFAGKLITMTIGMRFLTDYLSGDTYFKVHREGHNLDRCRTQYKLVQSITDQQDELESLVADTVR; from the coding sequence ATGCAATTAGAACAGATAGTTAAGCAGTTCCAGATTTATGGTGATTTTGTTGAGGGCCATCCTTATGGAAGCGGCCATATCAATGATACCTATAAAGTTAGCGTAAATCTCTCCGGTACAAAGGTTAATTATCTTTTACAGAGAATAAATAACGCGATTTTCCCAAACGTTGAAAAACTTATGGAAAACATTACCCGTGTTACAGAGCACTGCGCAGAGAAGTTCTGCCAGATGGGCTATAGTGACATCAGCAGACGCTGTCTGACCGTGGTTAAAACTCATTCGGGCGGCAGTTTTTATTTTGACCACGAGGGCGGGTACTGGCGTGTTTATCTGTTTGTTGAAGATGCCACTGGTTTTGATGTTCCTGAAACAAATGAACAGATATACCAGGCGGGTGCGGCTTTTGCCCGTTTTCAGTCCATGTTGGTAGATATTCCAGGGGAGCCGCTTTATGAGATTATCCCGGGGTTCCATGACGGCAAAAAACGTCTCGCCGCGTTTGAAAACGCTTTGGAGGCAGACCGCTTTAACAGAGCCGCAAATGCTTCAGCAGAAATAAAATACCAGCTTGATAATGCCTGGATGTTTGATGTTCTGCCCGATTTGGTCAAAAAGGGGGCTGTCCCGATACGGGTAACCCACAATGATACTAAAATCAATAATGTTCTGATTGATGATAAGACGGCCGAGGGAGTCTGTGTAATTGACCTTGACACCGTTATGCCGGGGTTGTCGCTGTATGATTTTGGCGATCTTGTGCGAACATCAACAAGTCCAACACAAGAGGATGAGAAAAATATTGATATTGTCGGGCTGCGTTTAGATAGATTCGAATCACTTTTAAACGGATTCATGAGCGTGGGCCGGGATTATCTGAATAAAACCGAGATTGAGTACCTTGTATTCGCCGGCAAACTGATTACAATGACAATCGGTATGCGTTTTCTGACTGACTATCTATCTGGAGACACATACTTTAAGGTACACCGTGAAGGCCATAACCTTGACAGATGCCGCACACAGTATAAACTGGTGCAGTCGATAACAGATCAGCAGGACGAGCTGGAATCGCTTGTCGCAGATACCGTCAGATAA
- the cimA gene encoding citramalate synthase, with protein MNRIEIYDTTLRDGMQAEGISFSLQDKLLIAKCLDDFGVDYIEGGYAASNEKEMAFFHEAANLGLKNSLIAGFGNTRRASASLEEDLSLKAILNSKAPVATIVGKSWDMHVTEVLRCSLEDNLALCSDSTAYLKSKGLRVVFDAEHFFDGYKHNPQYSLKVLEAAAAAGADVICLCETNGGCLPRDVYEITKTVADAISGPIIGIHCHNDTDCAVANSLAAIEAGARHVQGTINGMGERTGNANLCSIIPNLKYKMGYEVLKEGALQKLTEVSRYVQEIANMQPVANMPYVGDSAFAHKAGLHVNALMKNKATYEHISPEMVGNARKLLISELSGMSNILAKLEKYNLSNDRDLARKMLDKVQEMESNGYQFEAAEASFDLLIKKTLGTYKETFHLVKYHVNVERSGSGEKTTEATIKLTVDGETEHVVSEGDGPVNALDEAMRKSLERFYPSLADMRLVDYKVRVVNAKAATAAKVRVTIESRDKNDIWGTVGVSENIIDASWKALKDSFEYKIIKDAQESR; from the coding sequence ATGAATAGAATTGAGATATACGATACGACTCTTCGAGACGGTATGCAGGCAGAAGGCATAAGCTTCTCGCTGCAGGACAAATTGCTTATAGCCAAATGTTTAGATGATTTTGGTGTAGATTATATTGAAGGCGGTTATGCCGCGAGCAACGAGAAAGAAATGGCATTCTTTCACGAGGCGGCCAACCTTGGGCTGAAAAACTCATTGATTGCAGGTTTCGGCAATACCCGCCGGGCTTCAGCGTCCCTCGAAGAAGACCTTTCGCTCAAGGCCATACTCAACAGCAAAGCACCAGTTGCCACAATTGTCGGCAAATCATGGGATATGCATGTCACAGAAGTCCTTCGCTGCTCTCTTGAGGACAATCTTGCTCTATGTTCTGATTCTACAGCGTATTTAAAGAGCAAGGGGCTGAGAGTTGTCTTCGACGCGGAACATTTTTTTGACGGCTATAAACACAACCCGCAATACAGCTTAAAGGTACTTGAAGCTGCCGCCGCGGCAGGCGCAGATGTTATCTGTCTTTGCGAAACTAACGGCGGCTGCCTTCCCAGGGATGTTTATGAAATCACAAAGACGGTTGCAGATGCCATATCAGGGCCCATAATAGGAATCCATTGCCACAATGACACTGACTGTGCAGTGGCAAACAGCCTCGCGGCGATAGAAGCCGGAGCCCGTCACGTCCAGGGAACCATCAATGGCATGGGAGAACGTACCGGAAACGCCAATCTCTGCTCAATAATTCCAAACTTGAAGTATAAAATGGGTTATGAAGTTCTGAAAGAAGGCGCCCTGCAAAAACTGACTGAGGTTTCCAGGTATGTTCAGGAAATCGCAAATATGCAGCCGGTCGCGAATATGCCTTACGTTGGGGACAGCGCATTTGCGCACAAAGCCGGACTGCATGTAAACGCCCTGATGAAAAACAAGGCAACCTATGAGCACATAAGCCCTGAAATGGTCGGCAATGCGAGAAAGCTGCTCATCTCCGAGCTGAGCGGCATGTCGAATATTCTGGCAAAACTTGAAAAATACAACCTCTCCAATGACCGCGACCTGGCACGCAAGATGCTTGACAAGGTACAGGAGATGGAGAGCAACGGCTATCAGTTCGAAGCTGCCGAAGCGAGTTTTGACCTTTTGATAAAGAAAACTCTGGGAACGTACAAGGAAACATTCCACCTTGTAAAATACCATGTCAACGTTGAAAGGAGCGGCTCAGGCGAGAAGACAACCGAAGCCACTATAAAACTGACTGTTGACGGCGAGACCGAACATGTAGTAAGTGAAGGCGACGGCCCGGTAAACGCACTCGACGAGGCAATGCGTAAATCTCTTGAGCGTTTTTACCCATCGCTGGCGGATATGCGCCTTGTTGATTACAAAGTACGTGTTGTAAATGCAAAAGCTGCTACTGCCGCGAAAGTACGAGTTACTATTGAATCCCGAGACAAAAATGACATATGGGGCACAGTCGGTGTGTCCGAAAACATAATTGATGCCAGCTGGAAAGCCCTCAAAGACAGCTTTGAATATAAGATCATCAAAGACGCCCAGGAGTCGAGATAG
- a CDS encoding PPC domain-containing DNA-binding protein, with protein sequence MEYAAGKAGRIFALRLFEGEDVYESIEKTARIENIKHGSVLITGGIRKADVVVGPRQEKPKLEGWFKQFAGPGEVLGVGTLYWDEQGPKLHLHAAMGRGDDYIVGCPRGGAEVFLVLEVTIIEITGIKASRVKDSQSGVNLLRIEEDN encoded by the coding sequence ATGGAATATGCTGCCGGCAAAGCAGGCCGCATTTTTGCACTGCGGCTGTTTGAGGGTGAAGACGTATATGAATCAATTGAAAAGACAGCCCGTATTGAAAATATCAAACACGGGTCAGTTTTAATCACCGGCGGCATACGCAAGGCCGATGTTGTTGTAGGCCCCAGGCAGGAAAAGCCGAAACTTGAGGGCTGGTTCAAACAGTTTGCCGGCCCGGGTGAAGTTCTTGGCGTAGGTACATTATACTGGGACGAACAAGGTCCCAAACTGCACCTTCATGCCGCAATGGGAAGAGGTGACGACTATATCGTGGGCTGTCCAAGAGGCGGAGCGGAAGTGTTTCTGGTTCTTGAGGTTACGATAATAGAAATAACAGGTATCAAAGCCTCCCGGGTCAAAGATTCTCAAAGCGGAGTAAACCTGCTCAGGATAGAAGAAGACAACTGA
- a CDS encoding cold-shock protein: METGKISWYDQRKGYGFINLCDGSQVFIHRSNLKGNFSKELVPGREVTFKLVNGERGPKAEQVSLD, translated from the coding sequence ATGGAAACTGGCAAAATATCGTGGTATGACCAACGTAAAGGTTATGGATTCATAAACCTTTGCGATGGTTCACAGGTTTTTATCCATCGCTCAAACCTCAAAGGCAATTTCAGTAAGGAATTGGTTCCGGGCAGAGAAGTAACCTTCAAGCTGGTCAATGGCGAAAGAGGGCCCAAGGCGGAACAGGTTTCTCTGGATTAA
- a CDS encoding PIG-L deacetylase family protein yields the protein MNKFFEITEIDQYDEPRTGGLKECLDNWKSQERFLFVSPHDDDAVLGGGLMMQAALDAGAEVNLLIVTDGSMGYCSLEEKDTIARIRKAESFESYKKIGLPAENIAWMGIPDCRVNLYRGKIPADESEPGFMSGFTGLQNAFTYYLRKIRPTRIFVPTSADLHPDHKFVHEELLISIFHASESIWPELGSPYPAVDKVYEMGVYCDFPEMPDIQLKADESSLKTKMAAIREFKSQKQISSLIEIVEKNGPFEFFRRVEYELYQPIKYVNFFENLNNEVNYE from the coding sequence ATGAATAAATTTTTTGAAATAACCGAGATTGACCAATATGACGAGCCCAGAACAGGTGGTTTGAAAGAATGTCTGGACAACTGGAAATCTCAAGAGAGGTTCCTGTTTGTGAGTCCGCATGATGATGATGCCGTCCTTGGCGGTGGGTTGATGATGCAGGCTGCTCTTGATGCCGGAGCCGAGGTTAATCTGCTTATTGTAACCGACGGAAGCATGGGGTATTGCAGTCTTGAAGAAAAAGATACTATTGCCCGGATAAGAAAAGCTGAATCATTCGAGAGTTATAAAAAAATTGGTCTGCCGGCTGAAAATATAGCCTGGATGGGCATTCCGGACTGCCGCGTAAATCTTTATCGGGGCAAGATACCCGCCGATGAGAGTGAACCCGGTTTTATGTCAGGTTTTACCGGCCTTCAGAACGCTTTTACGTATTACTTGAGAAAGATTAGGCCGACTCGGATTTTTGTGCCGACATCAGCGGATCTTCATCCCGACCATAAATTTGTTCATGAAGAGCTGCTTATTAGCATATTTCATGCCTCAGAATCAATCTGGCCGGAACTGGGCAGTCCGTATCCGGCAGTGGACAAGGTGTATGAGATGGGCGTTTATTGTGATTTTCCTGAAATGCCGGATATCCAGCTCAAAGCCGATGAATCGTCTTTGAAAACGAAAATGGCTGCAATACGGGAGTTTAAATCACAAAAACAGATTTCATCTCTGATAGAAATCGTTGAGAAAAATGGTCCGTTCGAATTCTTCCGCCGTGTAGAATACGAACTTTATCAGCCGATAAAATACGTTAATTTTTTTGAAAACTTAAATAACGAGGTAAACTATGAATAA
- a CDS encoding HU family DNA-binding protein, which translates to MATVTKKELIDRIADLTNEKRVVVKKVVQSFLDEMIDELAKGNRMEFRDFGVFESRVRAARVAQNPKTMDRVDVPEKRTIKFKMGRLMKVKLQEADKS; encoded by the coding sequence ATGGCTACAGTAACAAAAAAAGAGCTGATCGACAGAATTGCGGATTTAACAAATGAGAAAAGGGTAGTTGTAAAAAAGGTTGTCCAGTCGTTTTTGGACGAGATGATCGACGAGCTTGCCAAGGGTAACCGTATGGAGTTCCGTGACTTTGGTGTATTTGAGAGCCGTGTGCGTGCAGCCCGTGTAGCTCAGAATCCAAAGACTATGGACCGTGTAGATGTTCCAGAAAAACGTACCATCAAGTTCAAAATGGGCCGTTTGATGAAAGTTAAACTTCAGGAAGCAGATAAATCCTGA
- a CDS encoding carbohydrate-binding family 9-like protein, whose amino-acid sequence MNTRANNLPARENKIYTIKRSDSPVVPGQGWNSTQWQAADTGSLDFYMGGKPAFMPAVNFRLLYDESNIYVIFKVKDRFIKACRRDYHSDVCKDSCVEFFFTPGADTSQGYFNLEMNCIGTLLFYHQKRRDTDNVEVDVKDCRKIKPVSSLSAPIEDEIRRDLTWFVEYSLPLSILPAYAPFEKPGKGVEWRANFYKCGDETSNPHYLTWSKVDLPGPDFHQPDFFGKIIFD is encoded by the coding sequence ATGAATACAAGAGCGAATAATTTGCCTGCCCGGGAAAATAAAATATACACAATAAAAAGATCAGACTCGCCTGTTGTTCCCGGCCAAGGCTGGAACAGCACGCAGTGGCAGGCCGCGGACACGGGCAGTCTTGATTTTTATATGGGCGGCAAACCGGCGTTTATGCCTGCTGTTAATTTTCGCCTTCTTTATGATGAGAGCAACATTTATGTTATCTTCAAAGTCAAAGACAGGTTTATAAAAGCCTGCCGGCGGGACTACCACAGCGATGTTTGTAAGGACAGCTGCGTTGAATTTTTCTTTACACCCGGCGCGGATACCTCTCAGGGCTATTTTAACCTTGAAATGAACTGTATTGGAACCTTGCTGTTCTATCACCAGAAGCGGCGGGACACAGATAATGTGGAAGTTGACGTCAAAGACTGCAGAAAAATCAAGCCGGTTTCGAGTTTATCGGCTCCCATTGAGGATGAAATCCGCAGAGATCTGACATGGTTTGTGGAATACAGCCTGCCGCTCTCAATACTGCCGGCATATGCACCTTTTGAGAAACCCGGCAAAGGTGTAGAATGGCGGGCCAATTTCTACAAATGCGGCGATGAGACATCAAACCCGCATTACCTTACATGGTCAAAGGTTGATTTACCCGGGCCGGATTTTCATCAGCCGGATTTTTTCGGAAAAATTATTTTTGATTAG
- a CDS encoding xylulokinase, translating to MYILGFDLGTSSVKAVLLHAADGKPAAAATWPTKEMPIKSEKNGWAEQDPLEWWKNVKTVCQKVLYQACVDKKDIKAIGITYQMHGLVCVDKDLNPLRNSIIWCDSRAVQIGNTAFENIGSEKCLKRLLNSPGNFTASKLKWVKDNEPDIYSKIHKVMLPGDFIAAKMTGRPLTTISGLSEGILWDFSQKRPADFVMEHFGFSPEIFCEAVETFSLQGELTSQAAGELELSEGIPVTYRAGDQPNNALSLNVLNPGEIAATAGTSGVVYGVGSEPECDLKSRVNTFAHVNYTKKCPRYGVLLCVSGTGILNSWIRNNLCPGMDYHEMNKAARRIPTGSGGLIALPYGNGAERTLKNVSPGAMFANIDLNRHSLGHILRASQEGIVFAMTYGIKIMQETGLKVNTVRAGYANMFMSDVFTQTFAAVNDSTVELYETDGAQGACRGAGIGAGIYTFETAFTGLAARQTVEPDKKIIAPCRRAYSEWLEILQKIVSERR from the coding sequence ATGTATATTCTTGGTTTTGACCTTGGAACTTCTTCCGTAAAAGCCGTATTACTTCATGCCGCCGACGGCAAACCGGCAGCCGCCGCGACATGGCCGACAAAAGAGATGCCAATTAAATCAGAAAAAAACGGCTGGGCGGAACAGGATCCTCTCGAATGGTGGAAAAACGTTAAAACCGTTTGCCAAAAGGTTTTATATCAGGCTTGCGTTGACAAAAAAGATATTAAGGCAATCGGAATAACCTATCAGATGCACGGCCTGGTCTGTGTAGATAAAGACCTGAACCCACTGCGCAACTCCATAATATGGTGTGACAGCCGTGCTGTCCAAATCGGCAACACAGCTTTTGAAAACATAGGAAGCGAAAAATGTTTAAAAAGGCTTTTAAATTCTCCGGGCAATTTTACAGCATCAAAATTGAAATGGGTCAAAGATAATGAACCGGATATCTATAGTAAAATCCACAAAGTAATGCTTCCGGGGGATTTTATAGCAGCAAAAATGACCGGCAGGCCGCTGACAACTATCTCGGGACTTTCTGAAGGAATTTTATGGGATTTCTCTCAAAAGCGGCCGGCAGATTTTGTTATGGAGCATTTCGGGTTTAGCCCCGAGATTTTCTGTGAAGCCGTAGAGACCTTCTCGCTTCAAGGAGAACTAACATCGCAGGCAGCCGGCGAATTGGAGTTAAGCGAAGGAATTCCGGTAACTTACAGAGCCGGAGACCAGCCCAACAACGCATTGTCGCTCAACGTCCTCAACCCTGGTGAAATCGCGGCTACTGCCGGAACATCAGGAGTTGTATATGGAGTAGGCAGCGAACCTGAATGTGATTTAAAATCACGTGTAAATACATTTGCTCACGTTAATTATACAAAGAAATGCCCGCGTTATGGAGTTCTTCTCTGCGTTAGCGGCACAGGGATACTCAACAGCTGGATAAGGAACAATCTTTGCCCGGGCATGGATTACCATGAAATGAACAAAGCCGCCCGCCGGATACCGACCGGAAGCGGCGGACTTATTGCCCTGCCTTACGGCAACGGGGCAGAAAGAACCCTCAAAAACGTCAGTCCGGGCGCTATGTTCGCAAATATAGACTTAAACCGTCATTCGCTCGGCCATATACTGAGAGCCTCGCAGGAGGGAATCGTTTTCGCAATGACATACGGGATTAAGATTATGCAGGAAACCGGCCTGAAAGTTAATACTGTCCGTGCCGGTTACGCCAATATGTTTATGAGCGATGTTTTTACCCAGACTTTTGCCGCGGTTAATGATTCGACAGTCGAGCTCTATGAGACTGACGGCGCACAGGGCGCCTGCCGCGGAGCCGGAATAGGGGCAGGAATTTATACGTTTGAAACTGCTTTCACCGGCCTGGCCGCAAGGCAAACCGTAGAACCGGATAAGAAGATTATTGCCCCCTGCAGGCGGGCATACAGTGAGTGGTTAGAAATCTTGCAGAAAATAGTTAGTGAACGGCGGTAA